One window of Flavobacteriales bacterium genomic DNA carries:
- a CDS encoding alginate export family protein, translated as MNRASTLCLLTLIATLGPQLVFSQFTWGGQLLQRAEFRNGYGKLIDTAGVPAFFIGQRARLQATYTHQRVRFHVSVQDVRTWGSTSQANASDGFFSVHEAWSEIQLDTSWVLKLGRQELNYDNARFLGNLDWALQARSHDIALLKYERNTFKLHVGAAFNSTGETLAFSSYDIPQQYKAAQMLWMEKHWDKFRLSALFWNNGLYYANKDSLGNLTEEGVRYTQTFGLPTVRYESGGLSLSGFYYHQIGEDVGKREVQAYDASAQVSYKADMNKEKGSAVLATLGGELLSGTAQDATDKVNRSYTPMYGTNHAHNGYMDHFYVGGRGGNSVGLMDVFLRVRYDLNKRTFLSMNVHELQAAANVMKDGKQMDGRLGNEIDLSMGHLLNDVVSLQIGYSQLFATETLQQLEAAPGIADMQNWAYLSILVRPNLAKRFTGLQF; from the coding sequence ATGAACCGAGCCTCCACACTGTGCCTGTTGACCCTGATCGCAACATTGGGCCCACAACTGGTGTTCTCCCAGTTCACTTGGGGCGGTCAGTTGCTGCAACGTGCGGAGTTCCGCAACGGCTATGGAAAGCTGATCGATACGGCCGGGGTCCCGGCGTTCTTCATCGGCCAGCGGGCCCGGCTCCAAGCTACGTACACGCATCAGCGCGTCCGCTTCCATGTCAGCGTCCAGGACGTGCGCACTTGGGGCAGCACTTCGCAGGCGAACGCCAGTGACGGCTTTTTTTCGGTACATGAGGCCTGGTCGGAGATCCAGCTCGACACGAGCTGGGTGCTGAAACTCGGACGCCAGGAACTCAATTACGACAACGCCCGCTTCCTCGGAAACCTCGATTGGGCCCTGCAAGCCCGGTCACACGATATCGCGCTGCTGAAGTACGAGCGGAACACGTTCAAACTGCATGTGGGTGCCGCCTTCAACTCCACAGGGGAAACACTGGCCTTTTCATCTTATGACATCCCCCAACAGTACAAGGCGGCCCAAATGCTGTGGATGGAAAAACACTGGGACAAATTCCGGCTAAGCGCCCTCTTCTGGAACAACGGCCTTTATTACGCCAACAAGGACAGTCTCGGCAACCTGACCGAGGAAGGCGTGCGCTACACGCAGACCTTCGGCCTGCCCACCGTCCGCTACGAAAGCGGAGGCCTGTCACTTTCCGGCTTTTACTACCACCAGATCGGCGAGGACGTGGGCAAGCGCGAGGTCCAGGCCTATGATGCCAGTGCCCAGGTCTCGTACAAGGCGGACATGAACAAGGAAAAAGGCTCGGCGGTGCTCGCCACCTTGGGGGGCGAACTGCTTTCAGGCACCGCGCAGGACGCCACCGACAAAGTCAACCGGTCCTATACACCGATGTACGGGACCAACCACGCCCACAATGGCTATATGGATCATTTCTATGTGGGCGGCCGCGGAGGAAATTCCGTAGGTCTGATGGACGTGTTCCTGCGCGTGCGCTACGACTTGAACAAGCGCACCTTCCTCTCGATGAACGTGCATGAGCTGCAAGCCGCGGCCAATGTGATGAAGGACGGCAAGCAGATGGACGGCAGGCTCGGCAACGAGATCGACCTGAGCATGGGCCACCTCCTGAACGACGTGGTCTCCTTGCAAATAGGCTATTCCCAGCTGTTCGCGACCGAGACCCTCCAGCAGTTGGAGGCAGCACCGGGTATAGCCGACATGCAGAACTGGGCCTACCTCTCCATCCTGGTCCGGCCAAATCTGGCGAAGCGGTTCACGGGCCTGCAGTTCTGA
- a CDS encoding NarK/NasA family nitrate transporter: MEKATGKSHRMLTLNTLAFTLCFAAWMLNGVLVTFLVDNSVFQWSTVQVGWLLGIPVLTGSLFRLPVGILTDRYGGKWVFTLLLVASAIPMYLLSFTDSFFGFALMSFGFGLTGAGFAVGIANTSVWYPKRQQGLALGIFGAGNAGAAFTTLFAPTLLLYLTHDGADLEGWRQLPRFYAATLVVMAIAFAMFTENRKPVAEPRTMSKLLRPLRDVRVWRFGLYYFLVFGCFVAFAQWLVPYYVNVYGISLVLAGLFASLFSFPSGVIRALGGWLSDKWGARRVMYWVLGFSVAISLMLVVPKMQVVSPGRGVMALKAGQVEQVSDSLVKVSGREYPLKGRSQDFENADSRQLIMPTKASWHQPMVKVGDQVVKRQLLAKGVTQIYFQANVWVFTVLVIFIGLVWGIGKAAVYKHIPEYFPTEVGVVGGMVGVIGGLGGFFCPILFGYLLDGTGLWTSSWMLILLISALSLWWMNLVVSRLLRRKENQLENPS, from the coding sequence ATGGAAAAGGCCACCGGCAAGTCGCATCGGATGCTGACGTTGAACACGCTTGCGTTCACCCTGTGTTTCGCGGCGTGGATGTTGAACGGCGTGCTTGTCACCTTTCTGGTGGACAATTCCGTTTTCCAATGGAGCACTGTGCAAGTGGGTTGGCTGCTCGGCATCCCGGTGCTCACCGGTTCTCTTTTCCGGCTGCCCGTAGGCATTCTCACGGACCGGTACGGTGGCAAATGGGTGTTCACCTTGCTATTGGTGGCATCCGCGATCCCCATGTACCTGCTTTCATTCACGGACTCCTTCTTTGGTTTCGCCCTGATGAGCTTCGGCTTCGGCCTTACGGGTGCCGGTTTCGCCGTGGGCATCGCCAACACCTCGGTCTGGTACCCCAAGCGGCAGCAGGGCCTTGCTCTGGGGATCTTTGGCGCAGGGAATGCAGGTGCCGCGTTCACCACGCTCTTCGCACCCACGCTCTTGCTGTACTTGACCCATGACGGAGCCGACCTGGAGGGATGGCGCCAGTTGCCGCGTTTCTATGCCGCCACGCTGGTGGTGATGGCCATTGCGTTCGCCATGTTCACCGAGAACCGCAAGCCGGTCGCCGAGCCACGCACCATGAGCAAGCTCCTCAGGCCGCTCCGGGATGTGCGTGTGTGGCGTTTCGGCCTGTATTACTTCCTGGTGTTCGGCTGCTTCGTGGCCTTTGCACAATGGCTGGTCCCCTACTATGTGAACGTGTACGGGATCTCCCTGGTATTGGCCGGCCTGTTCGCCTCCCTGTTCAGCTTTCCATCCGGGGTGATCCGTGCCCTCGGCGGCTGGCTGAGCGACAAGTGGGGCGCACGCCGGGTGATGTACTGGGTGCTTGGCTTCTCGGTCGCGATCAGCCTGATGCTGGTGGTGCCCAAGATGCAGGTGGTATCACCCGGTCGCGGGGTGATGGCCCTCAAAGCCGGCCAGGTGGAACAGGTGAGCGACAGCTTGGTGAAGGTCAGCGGCCGGGAATATCCGCTCAAGGGCAGAAGCCAGGACTTCGAGAATGCGGACAGCAGACAGCTCATCATGCCCACCAAGGCCAGCTGGCACCAGCCGATGGTGAAGGTGGGCGACCAGGTGGTGAAACGGCAACTCTTGGCCAAGGGGGTCACGCAGATCTATTTCCAGGCCAACGTGTGGGTGTTCACCGTTCTCGTGATCTTCATCGGGCTCGTTTGGGGCATCGGGAAGGCCGCCGTTTACAAACACATCCCGGAGTATTTCCCCACGGAGGTGGGCGTTGTTGGCGGCATGGTGGGAGTGATCGGTGGCCTTGGCGGCTTCTTCTGCCCCATCCTCTTCGGCTACCTGCTTGACGGCACCGGGCTGTGGACCAGCTCCTGGATGCTTATCCTCTTGATCTCGGCTTTGAGCCTCTGGTGGATGAACCTGGTCGTGAGCCGCTTGCTGCGCCGAAAGGAAAACCAGCTGGAGAACCCGTCCTAA